One genomic region from Actinocatenispora thailandica encodes:
- a CDS encoding beta-N-acetylhexosaminidase, giving the protein MTDRYDTLVPRAREAHRLPGTLTLTADSRLVGPDEATEPVRRLLAPLGLPLRPTGTGTEIAVGFDAAITEPEGYRLHVGTTGVTLTAAGVDGLRHGARTLRQLLPDTAWRAAAPAGTEWALDCGEVADAPALPWRGGMLDVSRHFLPKREVLRYLDLFAMHGLNRLHLHLSDDQGWRVQSARYPKLTEIGAHRPGSQVGRERDGSHDHVPHGGYYTLDDLAEINAYATGLGVTVVPELDLPGHASALLAAYPEYGIGTHRVLTGWGISAGVVTPLPRTLAFLGEVLDELTEALPVPYVHLGGDECVLRDWAADAEVMGHLAEQGITEPVDGHGYFLRSLGEHLAKGGRRMVVWDEGFVTGGMLPDSIVTAWRGSSVGRRAAAAGYDVVRSPVYPTYLDYDQSDGADEPLSIGGPLTLDDVAGFDPVPADWAADERAHVLGVQFQAWSEYIPDARHLDYLAFPRACALADVAWTGAPATRLTERLDAHLPRLDAAGVEYRPLTGPRPWQAGGDGPRRRVPGAEMAKVREHLEAVSATADVQQETN; this is encoded by the coding sequence ATGACCGATCGGTACGACACCCTGGTGCCCCGCGCGCGCGAGGCCCACCGGCTGCCCGGCACGCTCACGCTGACCGCCGACAGCCGGCTGGTCGGTCCGGACGAGGCGACCGAACCGGTACGCCGGCTGCTCGCCCCGCTGGGGCTGCCGCTGCGCCCCACCGGTACCGGTACCGAGATCGCGGTCGGGTTCGACGCCGCGATCACCGAGCCCGAGGGCTACCGGCTGCACGTCGGTACCACCGGGGTCACGCTGACCGCCGCCGGTGTGGACGGACTGCGGCACGGCGCGCGGACGCTGCGCCAACTGCTGCCGGACACCGCCTGGCGCGCCGCCGCCCCGGCCGGTACCGAGTGGGCGCTCGACTGCGGCGAGGTCGCGGACGCACCGGCGCTGCCGTGGCGCGGCGGGATGCTCGACGTGTCCCGGCACTTCCTGCCCAAGCGGGAGGTGCTGCGCTACCTCGACCTGTTCGCCATGCACGGGCTGAACCGGCTGCACCTGCACCTGTCCGACGACCAGGGCTGGCGGGTGCAGTCCGCCCGCTACCCGAAGCTGACCGAAATCGGCGCGCACCGGCCGGGCAGCCAGGTCGGCCGGGAGCGCGACGGCAGCCACGACCACGTCCCGCACGGCGGCTACTACACGCTCGACGACCTGGCCGAGATCAACGCGTACGCGACCGGGCTCGGCGTCACCGTGGTGCCCGAGCTCGACCTGCCCGGCCACGCGTCCGCGCTGCTCGCCGCCTATCCCGAGTACGGCATCGGTACCCACCGGGTGCTCACCGGCTGGGGCATCTCGGCCGGCGTTGTCACGCCGCTGCCGCGCACCCTGGCGTTCCTCGGCGAGGTGCTGGACGAGCTGACCGAGGCGCTGCCGGTGCCGTACGTGCATCTCGGCGGCGACGAGTGCGTGCTGCGCGACTGGGCGGCGGACGCCGAGGTGATGGGCCACCTCGCCGAGCAGGGCATCACCGAGCCGGTCGACGGCCACGGGTACTTCCTGCGCTCGCTCGGCGAGCACCTCGCCAAGGGCGGTCGGCGGATGGTGGTGTGGGACGAGGGGTTCGTCACCGGCGGGATGCTGCCGGACTCGATCGTCACCGCCTGGCGCGGTTCGTCGGTGGGCCGGCGCGCCGCCGCGGCCGGCTACGACGTGGTGCGCAGCCCCGTCTACCCGACCTACCTCGACTACGACCAATCCGACGGGGCCGACGAGCCGCTGTCGATCGGCGGGCCGCTCACCCTCGACGACGTCGCCGGCTTCGACCCGGTACCGGCGGACTGGGCGGCCGACGAGCGCGCGCACGTGCTCGGCGTGCAGTTCCAGGCCTGGTCGGAGTACATCCCGGACGCCCGGCACCTGGACTACCTGGCGTTCCCGCGGGCCTGCGCGCTGGCCGACGTGGCCTGGACCGGAGCGCCGGCGACGCGGCTGACCGAACGGCTCGACGCGCACCTGCCGCGGCTGGACGCGGCGGGCGTGGAGTACCGGCCGCTGACCGGGCCGCGGCCGTGGCAGGCCGGCGGTGACGGTCCGCGCCGCCGGGTGCCCGGCGCCGAGATGGCGAAGGTACGCGAGCACCTGGAGGCGGTGTCCGCCACCGCCGACGTGCAGCAGGAGACCAACTGA
- a CDS encoding ROK family transcriptional regulator — MPPATPRTARLINDRSAYQLLLDRGPLTRTQLRALTGLSRPTVADLIDRLAADGLIARLGESGAERRGPNAALYGVLADRAHVAGVAVDTSRIVVTRADATGRTVGTARLPIDPDADPASQVLAALTAAGGGAPAGAPDPAPSSAADPAAHRAPLGAVAVGTPGLVDPASGAVTFAAGLPGWHGDLRTALRDRLGVPVLVDNEVNLAGVAEHRIGAARDTDTYCLLSLGAGVGVAVLLGGRMHRGASGGAGEIGYLPYLAGPGVPGHGSSRPAGGPGRPARGMQQLIGAPALAALAARHLPGAPPPDPVDAVLAAVPEPEFRVELAQLVAVAVVGLCAVLDPGTIVLGGPIGHAGGAPLAELVAAEVAAAIPLPTEVRAGTVTGDPALRGAVLTGLDLLHDDLFGS, encoded by the coding sequence GTGCCACCCGCGACACCGCGCACCGCGCGGCTGATCAACGACCGCAGCGCCTACCAGCTGCTACTCGACCGCGGGCCGCTCACCCGCACCCAGCTACGTGCACTGACCGGGCTGTCCCGGCCCACCGTCGCCGACCTGATCGACCGGCTCGCGGCGGACGGACTGATCGCCCGGCTCGGCGAGTCCGGCGCCGAGCGGCGCGGCCCCAACGCCGCCCTGTACGGGGTGCTGGCGGACCGCGCACACGTCGCCGGCGTCGCCGTCGACACCAGCCGCATCGTGGTCACCCGGGCCGACGCGACCGGTCGTACCGTCGGCACCGCGCGGCTGCCGATCGACCCCGACGCCGACCCCGCATCCCAGGTACTCGCCGCGCTCACCGCCGCCGGGGGCGGGGCGCCGGCCGGCGCGCCCGACCCCGCACCATCCAGCGCAGCCGACCCGGCGGCGCACCGGGCACCGCTGGGCGCGGTGGCGGTCGGTACCCCCGGGTTGGTCGATCCGGCCAGCGGCGCGGTGACGTTCGCCGCCGGGCTGCCCGGCTGGCACGGCGACCTGCGGACGGCGCTGCGGGACCGGCTGGGCGTGCCGGTGCTGGTGGACAACGAGGTCAACCTGGCCGGCGTCGCCGAGCACCGGATCGGCGCGGCCCGCGACACCGACACGTACTGCCTGCTGTCGCTCGGCGCCGGGGTCGGCGTCGCGGTGCTGCTGGGTGGCCGGATGCATCGCGGCGCGTCCGGTGGCGCCGGCGAGATCGGCTACCTGCCGTACCTGGCCGGCCCGGGTGTGCCCGGGCACGGCTCGAGCCGGCCGGCGGGTGGGCCCGGTCGGCCGGCCCGCGGCATGCAGCAGCTGATCGGAGCGCCGGCGCTGGCCGCGCTCGCGGCCCGGCACCTGCCCGGCGCTCCCCCACCCGACCCGGTCGACGCCGTCCTCGCCGCCGTCCCGGAACCGGAGTTCCGGGTCGAGCTGGCGCAGCTGGTCGCGGTCGCGGTGGTGGGGCTGTGCGCGGTGCTCGACCCGGGCACGATCGTGCTCGGCGGGCCGATCGGACACGCCGGCGGCGCACCACTGGCCGAGCTGGTCGCCGCCGAGGTCGCCGCCGCGATACCGCTGCCCACCGAGGTACGGGCCGGGACCGTCACCGGCGACCCGGCACTGCGCGGCGCCGTCCTCACCGGGCTCGACCTGCTGCACGACGACCTCTTCGGCAGCTGA
- a CDS encoding GH1 family beta-glucosidase, translated as MTAQLPRLPKGFVFGAATASYQIEGAVDADGRGPSIWDTFAHTPGAVAGGDTGDVACDHYHRYAEDVALLKQLGAGAYRFSIAWPRIQPDGKGGVNAAGLDFYQRLVDELVGAGITPMATLYHWDLPQPLEDAGGWRERDTAERFADYAAIVHEALADRVPYWITLNEPFCSSFIGYAEGRHAPGAQEGHGALAAAHHLLVGHGLAVRAMRAQRKNDERFGITLNMNHVTPATDAPADVAAAARAELLANRVFSDPVLAGRYPDGEAELWSPISDFSFRRDGDLALAHEPIDFLGVNNYFPQYAKDAPSQEPDLSRRVATDIGVVDVPPARLPQTAMPWPAEPDGLRRLLVWLRDSYPDLPPIYITENGAAYPDTVVDGAVQDQARIGYLDGHLRAVAQAVDEGVDVRGYFCWSLLDNFEWAYGYAKRFGLVHVDYQTQRRTPKASYHWYRQLIEQHA; from the coding sequence GTGACCGCTCAACTTCCCCGCCTCCCCAAGGGTTTCGTGTTCGGCGCGGCGACCGCGTCGTACCAGATCGAGGGCGCCGTCGATGCCGACGGCCGCGGACCGTCCATCTGGGACACGTTCGCGCACACCCCGGGCGCCGTCGCCGGCGGTGACACCGGCGACGTGGCCTGCGACCACTACCACCGGTACGCCGAGGACGTGGCGCTGCTCAAACAGCTGGGCGCCGGCGCATACCGTTTCTCGATCGCCTGGCCGCGGATCCAGCCGGACGGCAAGGGCGGCGTCAACGCCGCCGGGCTGGACTTCTACCAGCGGCTGGTGGACGAGCTGGTCGGCGCCGGCATCACCCCGATGGCCACGCTCTACCACTGGGACCTGCCGCAGCCGCTGGAGGACGCCGGCGGCTGGCGGGAACGAGACACCGCGGAGCGGTTCGCCGACTACGCGGCGATCGTGCACGAGGCGCTGGCCGACCGGGTGCCGTACTGGATCACCCTGAACGAGCCGTTCTGCAGCTCGTTCATCGGCTACGCCGAGGGCCGGCACGCGCCGGGCGCGCAGGAGGGGCACGGCGCGCTCGCCGCCGCACACCACCTGCTCGTCGGCCACGGCCTCGCGGTACGGGCGATGCGGGCGCAGCGCAAGAACGACGAGCGGTTCGGCATCACGCTCAACATGAACCACGTGACGCCGGCGACGGACGCGCCGGCCGACGTGGCCGCCGCCGCGCGGGCCGAGCTGCTGGCCAACCGGGTGTTCTCCGATCCGGTCCTGGCCGGGCGGTACCCGGACGGCGAGGCGGAGCTGTGGAGCCCGATCAGCGACTTCTCGTTCCGCCGGGACGGTGACCTGGCGCTCGCGCACGAGCCGATCGACTTCCTCGGCGTGAACAACTACTTCCCGCAGTACGCCAAGGATGCGCCGTCGCAGGAGCCGGACCTGTCCCGGCGGGTCGCCACCGACATCGGGGTGGTCGACGTGCCGCCGGCGCGCCTGCCGCAGACCGCGATGCCGTGGCCGGCCGAACCGGACGGGCTGCGCCGGCTGCTGGTGTGGCTGCGGGACAGCTACCCGGACCTGCCGCCGATCTACATCACCGAGAACGGTGCCGCCTACCCGGACACCGTGGTCGACGGCGCGGTGCAGGACCAGGCGCGGATCGGCTACCTGGACGGCCATCTGCGCGCGGTGGCGCAGGCCGTCGACGAGGGCGTCGACGTGCGCGGCTACTTCTGCTGGTCGTTGCTGGACAACTTCGAGTGGGCGTACGGCTACGCGAAGCGGTTCGGCCTGGTGCACGTCGACTACCAGACGCAGCGGCGGACCCCCAAGGCCAGCTACCACTGGTACCGGCAGCTGATCGAGCAGCACGCCTGA
- a CDS encoding beta-mannosidase yields MRRNSAKVTVGDRPVAWLGANFWSRTGGPLMWRSYDPAVVRDELRVLAEHGLRQTRSFFYWPDFHPEPSTVDEEKVAHYRDFLDAHAELGMSSIPTFIVGHMSGENWDPAWRGGIERDLYADVWLVSRQAWFVEQMVRRLHDHPAVAGWLISNEMPIYGRRRGQPAAPQSDVTSWATLMVQAVRAGGGYQPVSLGDGAWGIEVTGEDNGFSVRETGELVDFVGPHVYKMDNDQVRQNLNAAFLCELAAVANKPVVLEEFGLSTDFVSEPNQGHYYRQSLHNSLLAGATGWIAWNNTDYDHLNTQDPYRHHPFEMHFGITTNTGAPKAPLRELDGFAKVLAEVDFVNTHRTDTDAALVVSSYLERDYPISTAPDRKLVFDTLRQGYLAAREAHLPVALTREEDGLATDAKLYLLPSTRQVLAPTWLRLHEFAGDGAVVYLSYCSGEHGFHRGPWFQKLDEMFGVEHQLAYGLNNPIEDDVVEFTFTEDFGSIAAGETLRFTAAGNEHSRAFLPVQARGAKVVATDQHGNPALLRHRVGAGETILCTYPLEHMASKQGRVNPEDTHRIYDALAAVAGVARTVTVDDPSVFTDVLEHTDGRRFAWFVSQHSAEHEVTPVLPGGGTLRPIGGGEPVSQFTLPAYGVGVYALEV; encoded by the coding sequence ATGCGGCGTAACTCCGCGAAGGTCACGGTCGGCGATCGGCCGGTGGCCTGGCTCGGCGCCAACTTCTGGTCGCGTACGGGCGGACCGCTGATGTGGCGCAGCTACGACCCGGCGGTGGTACGGGACGAGCTGCGGGTCCTGGCGGAGCACGGGTTGCGGCAGACCCGGTCGTTCTTCTACTGGCCGGACTTCCACCCGGAACCGTCCACCGTGGACGAGGAGAAGGTGGCGCACTACCGGGACTTCCTGGACGCGCACGCCGAGCTGGGGATGAGTTCGATCCCGACGTTCATCGTCGGCCACATGTCCGGGGAGAACTGGGATCCGGCCTGGCGCGGCGGGATCGAACGCGACCTGTACGCCGACGTCTGGCTGGTGTCCCGGCAGGCCTGGTTCGTCGAGCAGATGGTGCGCCGGCTGCACGATCACCCGGCCGTCGCCGGCTGGCTGATCAGCAACGAGATGCCGATCTACGGCCGGCGCCGGGGCCAGCCCGCCGCCCCCCAGTCGGACGTCACCAGCTGGGCGACGCTGATGGTGCAGGCGGTCCGGGCCGGCGGCGGGTACCAACCCGTCTCGCTCGGCGACGGCGCCTGGGGCATCGAGGTCACCGGCGAGGACAACGGCTTCTCGGTGCGCGAGACCGGCGAGCTGGTCGACTTCGTCGGGCCGCACGTGTACAAGATGGACAACGACCAGGTGCGGCAGAACCTCAACGCCGCGTTCCTGTGCGAGCTGGCGGCGGTGGCGAACAAGCCGGTGGTGCTGGAGGAGTTCGGGCTGTCCACCGACTTCGTCTCCGAGCCCAACCAGGGTCACTACTACCGGCAGAGCCTGCACAACTCGCTGCTGGCCGGCGCGACCGGCTGGATCGCCTGGAACAACACCGACTACGACCACCTGAACACGCAGGACCCGTACCGGCACCACCCGTTCGAGATGCACTTCGGCATCACCACCAACACCGGTGCACCGAAGGCGCCGCTGCGCGAGCTGGACGGGTTCGCGAAGGTGCTGGCCGAGGTGGACTTCGTCAACACGCACCGCACCGACACCGACGCCGCGCTGGTCGTCTCCTCGTACCTGGAGCGCGACTACCCGATCTCGACCGCACCGGACCGCAAGCTGGTGTTCGACACCCTGCGGCAGGGCTACCTCGCCGCCCGCGAGGCGCACCTGCCGGTCGCGCTGACCCGGGAGGAGGACGGCCTGGCCACCGACGCGAAGCTGTACCTGCTGCCGTCGACGCGGCAGGTCCTCGCGCCGACCTGGCTGCGGCTGCACGAGTTCGCGGGCGACGGCGCGGTGGTCTACCTGTCGTACTGCTCCGGCGAGCACGGCTTCCACCGCGGGCCGTGGTTCCAGAAGCTGGACGAGATGTTCGGCGTGGAGCACCAGCTGGCGTACGGGCTGAACAACCCGATCGAGGACGACGTCGTCGAGTTCACCTTCACCGAGGACTTCGGCTCGATCGCGGCGGGGGAGACGCTGCGGTTCACCGCGGCGGGCAACGAGCACAGCCGGGCGTTCCTGCCCGTCCAGGCGCGCGGCGCGAAGGTCGTGGCGACCGACCAGCACGGCAACCCGGCGCTGCTGCGGCACCGGGTCGGCGCCGGCGAGACGATCCTGTGCACCTACCCGCTGGAGCACATGGCATCGAAGCAGGGCCGGGTCAACCCGGAGGACACCCACCGGATCTACGACGCGCTCGCCGCGGTGGCCGGCGTCGCCCGCACCGTGACCGTCGACGACCCGAGCGTGTTCACCGACGTGCTGGAGCACACCGACGGCCGGCGGTTCGCCTGGTTCGTCAGCCAGCACTCGGCCGAGCACGAGGTGACCCCGGTACTGCCCGGCGGCGGCACGCTGCGCCCGATCGGCGGCGGCGAGCCGGTGTCGCAGTTCACCCTGCCGGCGTACGGCGTCGGCGTGTACGCGCTGGAGGTCTGA
- a CDS encoding carbohydrate ABC transporter permease → MRESTSFKVIRVVGLTLLTLFTLAPLYVMIVSGLKPLSDVQGAFSWIPSHLTVQPFVDIWHTIPLARYFSNSVIVSLSAALFSVLIAIFASYAVSRWNFRGKQVFRITVLSTQMFPGILFLLPLYLIFVNIGQATGFALQGSRVGLIITYLTFSLPFSIWMLVGYFDTIPRGLDEAAKVDGAGPMRTLWSVVIPAAKPGIVAVGIYSFMTAWGETLFASVMTNDSSKTLAIGLREYSTQISVYWNQVMAASLVVSVPVVVGFLLLQRYLVQGLTAGAVK, encoded by the coding sequence GTGCGTGAATCCACGTCGTTCAAGGTGATCCGCGTCGTCGGGCTCACGCTCCTGACCCTGTTCACGCTGGCCCCGCTGTACGTGATGATCGTGTCCGGGCTCAAGCCGCTGTCCGACGTGCAGGGCGCGTTCTCCTGGATACCCAGCCACCTCACGGTGCAGCCGTTCGTGGACATCTGGCACACGATCCCGCTGGCGCGCTACTTCAGCAACAGCGTCATCGTGTCGCTGTCGGCGGCCCTGTTCTCGGTGCTCATCGCGATCTTCGCGTCGTACGCGGTGAGCCGGTGGAACTTCCGCGGCAAGCAGGTGTTCCGGATCACCGTGTTGAGCACGCAGATGTTCCCGGGCATCCTGTTCCTGCTGCCGCTGTACCTGATCTTCGTCAACATCGGGCAGGCCACCGGCTTCGCGCTGCAGGGCTCCCGGGTCGGGTTGATCATCACCTACCTGACGTTCTCGCTGCCGTTCTCGATCTGGATGCTCGTCGGGTACTTCGACACGATCCCGCGCGGGCTGGACGAGGCGGCGAAGGTGGACGGCGCCGGCCCGATGCGCACCCTGTGGTCGGTGGTGATCCCGGCGGCGAAGCCGGGCATCGTGGCGGTGGGCATCTACTCGTTCATGACCGCCTGGGGCGAGACGCTGTTCGCCTCGGTGATGACCAACGACTCGTCCAAGACGCTCGCGATCGGGCTGCGCGAGTACTCCACCCAGATCTCGGTCTACTGGAACCAGGTGATGGCCGCCTCGCTGGTGGTCAGCGTTCCGGTCGTGGTCGGCTTCCTGCTGCTCCAGCGCTATCTCGTCCAGGGATTGACAGCCGGCGCGGTCAAGTAA
- a CDS encoding carbohydrate ABC transporter permease has protein sequence MTATDSAVRDGRRAGKGSDRTPRRRRVAQHRWLPYLLLAPAIIFELLVHVIPMLTGIGISFLKLNQFFLRNWLEAPFAGLSNYHYAIDVNGSIGKALIWSFVVTIGFTILVVGISWVLGMFAAVMLQRSFRGRALLRTIFLIPYALPVYAGVIVWKFMLSRDNGMVNHLLAQLHITDGHTFWLIGNNAFASIVVVAVWRLWPFALLTLMAGMQSLPTDVYEAAAVDGAGMWQQFRKLTLPMLRGINQVLILVLFLWTFNDFNVPYTLFSASIPKSADLISIHVYQSSFQNFNFGLGSAMSVLLLLFLLVVTGVYLLFTSRRSRRA, from the coding sequence ATGACGGCAACTGACTCTGCCGTCCGGGACGGGCGACGCGCCGGCAAGGGGTCCGACAGGACCCCGCGCCGCCGGCGCGTCGCCCAGCACCGGTGGCTGCCGTACCTGCTTCTCGCGCCGGCGATCATCTTCGAGCTGCTGGTGCACGTGATCCCGATGCTGACCGGGATCGGGATCAGCTTCCTCAAACTCAACCAGTTCTTCCTGCGCAACTGGTTGGAGGCGCCGTTCGCGGGGCTGTCCAACTACCACTACGCCATCGACGTCAACGGCAGCATCGGCAAGGCGCTGATCTGGTCGTTCGTCGTGACGATCGGGTTCACCATCCTGGTGGTCGGGATCTCCTGGGTGCTCGGCATGTTCGCCGCGGTGATGCTGCAGCGCTCGTTCCGGGGCCGGGCGCTGCTGCGGACGATCTTCCTGATCCCCTACGCGCTGCCGGTCTACGCCGGCGTCATCGTCTGGAAGTTCATGCTGTCCCGCGACAACGGGATGGTCAACCACCTGCTCGCGCAGCTGCACATCACCGACGGGCACACGTTCTGGCTGATCGGCAACAACGCGTTCGCCTCCATCGTGGTGGTCGCGGTGTGGCGGCTGTGGCCGTTCGCGCTGCTGACCCTGATGGCCGGGATGCAGTCGCTGCCGACCGACGTGTACGAGGCGGCCGCGGTCGACGGCGCCGGCATGTGGCAGCAGTTCCGCAAGCTGACGCTGCCGATGCTGCGCGGGATCAACCAGGTGCTGATCCTGGTGCTGTTCCTGTGGACGTTCAACGACTTCAACGTGCCGTACACGCTGTTCTCGGCGTCGATCCCGAAGTCGGCGGACCTGATCTCGATCCACGTCTACCAGTCCTCGTTCCAGAACTTCAACTTCGGGCTCGGCTCCGCGATGAGCGTGTTGCTGTTGCTGTTCCTGCTGGTGGTGACCGGGGTGTACCTGCTGTTCACGTCGAGGAGGTCGCGCCGTGCGTGA
- a CDS encoding ABC transporter substrate-binding protein, with protein MRKRILGVVALSAVLVAGAGGLTACGSSDSGSDSKTITYWASNQGSSIQNDKDVLGPELKKFTKQTGIKVKLQVIGWNDLLNKITTATTSGQGPDVVNIGNTWSASLQATGAFVDFDKSHMDTIGGQDKFLATSMSSTGAAGKTPTSVPLYGLSYGLFYNKKMFADAGIKNPPSSWQELVTDAKKLTKPGGKQYGITLAGASYTENAHFAFIFGQQQGGNFFDKSGKPTFDTPQNVKAVQQYTDLISKDKVATPASAEHTTTNDAVEDFTSGKAAMLLGQNNTNTGIEANGMKASDYAVAPIPMLSPLPAGGKKINSHVAGINIAAFKGGNETGAMKFIKFMTSAKEQVILDKAFNALPVTSEAAKDPAFQTPENKMFVDVLANTAAPMPMITDESQFETTVGNAMKDLIAQAATGKSVSAADVKKSLGDAQQKMQSGG; from the coding sequence GTGCGTAAACGGATTCTCGGGGTGGTGGCCCTGTCGGCGGTGCTCGTCGCCGGGGCCGGCGGGCTGACGGCCTGCGGCTCGTCCGACAGCGGCTCGGACTCGAAGACCATCACCTACTGGGCAAGCAACCAGGGTTCCAGCATCCAGAACGACAAGGACGTGCTGGGCCCGGAGCTGAAGAAGTTCACCAAGCAGACCGGGATCAAGGTCAAGCTGCAGGTCATCGGCTGGAACGACCTGCTCAACAAGATCACCACGGCGACCACCTCGGGCCAGGGGCCGGACGTGGTCAACATCGGCAACACCTGGTCCGCCTCACTGCAGGCGACCGGCGCGTTCGTCGACTTCGACAAGTCGCACATGGACACGATCGGCGGCCAGGACAAGTTCCTCGCCACCAGCATGAGCTCGACCGGTGCGGCCGGCAAGACGCCGACCTCGGTCCCGCTGTACGGGCTGAGCTACGGCCTGTTCTACAACAAGAAGATGTTCGCCGACGCGGGCATCAAGAACCCGCCGTCGAGCTGGCAGGAACTCGTCACCGACGCGAAGAAGCTGACCAAGCCCGGCGGCAAGCAGTACGGGATCACCCTTGCCGGCGCCAGCTACACGGAGAACGCGCACTTCGCGTTCATCTTCGGCCAGCAGCAGGGCGGCAACTTCTTCGACAAGTCGGGCAAGCCGACCTTCGACACCCCGCAGAACGTCAAGGCGGTGCAGCAGTACACCGACCTGATCAGCAAGGACAAGGTCGCCACGCCGGCCTCGGCCGAGCACACCACGACCAACGACGCCGTCGAGGACTTCACCTCGGGCAAGGCCGCGATGCTGCTGGGTCAGAACAACACCAACACCGGCATCGAGGCCAACGGGATGAAGGCGTCCGACTACGCGGTCGCGCCGATCCCGATGCTGAGCCCGCTGCCGGCCGGTGGCAAGAAGATCAACTCGCACGTCGCCGGCATCAACATCGCCGCGTTCAAGGGCGGCAACGAGACCGGCGCGATGAAGTTCATCAAGTTCATGACCAGCGCCAAGGAGCAGGTGATCCTGGACAAGGCGTTCAACGCCCTGCCGGTGACCAGCGAGGCGGCGAAGGACCCGGCGTTCCAGACCCCGGAGAACAAGATGTTCGTCGACGTGCTGGCGAACACCGCGGCGCCGATGCCGATGATCACCGACGAGTCGCAGTTCGAGACCACCGTCGGTAACGCGATGAAGGACCTGATCGCGCAGGCCGCCACCGGCAAGTCGGTGAGCGCGGCCGATGTGAAGAAGTCCCTCGGCGACGCTCAGCAGAAGATGCAGAGCGGCGGCTGA
- a CDS encoding LacI family DNA-binding transcriptional regulator, whose translation MKRPTILDIARAAGVSKGAVSYALNGRPGVSAATRAKILAIAEEMGWVPSSAARALSSDRADAVGLVAARTPELLATEPYFMRVVAGIEETLAGRGTALLLTTVRDEATELDTYRRWWVGRRVDGVLLLDMRTDDPRPALLTELGAPGVVMGAQRGYDGLASTRVDDHDAMLRAVGHLSGLGHRRIARVSGPQRLEHAARRSRYFDEACRSLLGAEQVQVEADYTAHGGLVATRGLLAQPDPPTAIIYDNDVMAVAAVSELTSAGIRIPADLAVLAWDDSPLCELVRPAVTAFEHDVSAEAGAAARLLLARLATGTAEDVWLGPRQLRVRDSTAPVGVTKSA comes from the coding sequence ATGAAGCGGCCGACGATTCTGGACATCGCCCGCGCTGCCGGGGTGTCCAAGGGTGCCGTGTCGTACGCCTTGAACGGCCGGCCGGGGGTGTCCGCGGCGACCCGCGCGAAGATCCTCGCGATCGCCGAGGAGATGGGCTGGGTGCCGTCCAGCGCCGCCCGCGCGCTGTCCTCCGACCGGGCGGACGCGGTCGGCCTGGTCGCCGCCCGCACCCCGGAACTGCTCGCCACCGAGCCGTACTTCATGCGCGTGGTGGCCGGCATCGAGGAGACGCTCGCCGGCCGCGGTACCGCGCTGCTGCTGACCACCGTGCGCGACGAGGCGACCGAGCTGGACACCTACCGCCGCTGGTGGGTGGGCCGGCGGGTGGACGGCGTGCTGCTGCTGGACATGCGTACCGACGACCCGCGACCGGCGCTGCTCACCGAGTTGGGCGCGCCGGGCGTGGTGATGGGCGCGCAGCGCGGGTACGACGGGCTCGCGTCGACCCGGGTGGACGACCACGACGCGATGCTGCGTGCCGTCGGGCACCTGAGCGGGCTGGGACACCGGCGGATCGCGCGGGTGTCCGGGCCGCAACGGCTGGAGCACGCCGCGCGGCGCAGCCGGTACTTCGACGAGGCGTGCCGGTCGCTGCTGGGTGCCGAGCAGGTGCAGGTGGAGGCCGACTACACCGCGCACGGTGGGCTGGTGGCCACCCGCGGGCTGCTGGCCCAGCCGGACCCGCCGACCGCGATCATCTACGACAACGACGTGATGGCGGTGGCCGCGGTGAGCGAGCTGACCAGCGCCGGCATCCGCATCCCGGCCGACCTCGCGGTGCTGGCCTGGGACGACTCGCCGCTGTGCGAGCTGGTCCGGCCGGCGGTCACCGCGTTCGAGCACGACGTCTCGGCGGAGGCGGGTGCGGCGGCCCGGTTGCTGCTGGCCCGGTTGGCGACCGGTACCGCGGAGGACGTCTGGCTCGGGCCGCGTCAGCTGCGGGTGCGTGACTCCACCGCTCCGGTGGGCGTGACGAAGTCCGCTTAG
- a CDS encoding STAS domain-containing protein, with translation MSRPTFELARADRDDLAVLTVSGDIDVDTAWRLREELTTALAERDAVVEMSGVDFLDSTGLGVLVAGYQQGRNSGHRLAIAAAPRRVLDILELTQLTTIFNLYPDLDAAIEALLGSASSAG, from the coding sequence ATGAGCCGCCCGACGTTCGAGCTGGCCCGCGCCGACCGGGACGACCTCGCCGTGCTCACCGTGTCCGGCGACATCGACGTGGACACCGCGTGGCGGCTGCGCGAGGAGCTGACCACCGCGCTCGCCGAGCGCGATGCCGTGGTCGAGATGTCCGGCGTCGACTTCCTCGACTCCACCGGGCTCGGCGTCCTGGTCGCCGGTTACCAGCAGGGTCGCAACTCCGGGCACCGGCTGGCGATCGCCGCCGCGCCGCGACGGGTGCTGGACATCCTGGAGCTGACCCAGCTCACCACGATCTTCAACCTCTACCCCGACCTGGACGCGGCGATCGAGGCGCTGCTCGGGTCCGCCTCCAGCGCCGGCTGA